Within the Anguilla rostrata isolate EN2019 chromosome 6, ASM1855537v3, whole genome shotgun sequence genome, the region caattaacaattagaTGTTTGGAGGGATTtatgagcaaaaaaaagaagacaaacataaatttaaaaaattaaaaagctgcCTCGAGTGAAGAACAGCACATTTAGCCTACACTTCATCAGTATGAAGCCGTGTACAGCAAAACTtctgttaaaaaatgaacacaccAAAAGGGGTATgtcagcaaaaaatgaaaacataaaaagtcAATATCAAAATAATATCATACATGTCATAAATCACCGTATAATAACAAAGAAATGGTAATGATACAGGTTGAAGTAAACATGGAGGAATTCAGATGATCGGTTCACAGGCTTCTGTTACATGAGACTGCAGATGGAAAAAGAAACTCTAAACAGATAAGTGTTAACCACAGGAAATAGTGAACCAGTCCAGAGATAGCCAACATGGTTATCTCAATAaaaagtgaggaaaaaaaaaacaccaaatacATCCTTATGGTGCAAAACACACTGCAAACTGACTGTGTGACTAACAAGTGCAAACCACCCCCAACAAACTAACCAAGTCAGTCAAAGCAACCGCAACACAAATACCTGGACGAACGCAGTCCAACCAACTGTTACTCACAATCACCTAACCAACGTGGTCACATCAACCCCTTCTAATAAACCACTGACAAATATGGTCAATCCAGTTGCCAGATGGCTCTCTAAAGCACAGTAGAGCAACTGTGTCTCTCCTCCGTCGCCACAGTAACACGGGCCAAACGGCAGCCGCAGAAGCTGCGGGAGCAGGACTCTGCTGCCTGCGGTTCCCGTGACACCGAGAGCAGGCGACAGTTCTGCCGAGTCACGCCAATCAAGCCACTCTGAATTGAACGGAATTGACTGGCGGGTTCCGCACCGCTGCTAACAAGCTGAAACAGCCGCCGTTTGTTGGGCCCTCAGACGAAGCCGCACACAGGGCCCCGACAGCCAGATTTTCTTTGGGCCGGATCAGGGCACCGAAACCAATTGTACACGCTGTGGTTATTTTCACAAGCGCAGAGCGTAAATGTAATGTACGCTGCATGTTTCTGGCAGTTGTTTGAGGACCCCCAAGGCAGCAGAGCCTTACAGCTTCAAGCTGAGGTAGCAGTTGGGGTACTGATGAGCAAACCCACAGCCCACTCACAATGCACTGTGTTAGTACTAACAACTGAAATCTAGATGTTTCAGGGCCATAGATGCTCATGCTTGTTTGAGTGACAGTAGGAACAGTCCTGCTTCCTGTCATTTTTTATCTCCATATTGGTCAGGAGAAAGAATTCAGAGTTCAGCCAagccaaataaatgcacaagAGGTGAAGCATCTTCCCCCCCGATTTTCTCAGCCAGGTCTGTCAATGGAGACCTGGATTTGGACAACACTCACATTCTGTGGTGGAGGTGTTCGGGCACTGGGTTCTGTATTAAAGCAATGGGCCCTGTCGCGACTCACTGTCCTGTGGTGTGAGGTGTAGGGGCGAGCTCTGAGTGAGGACTGCAGCTAGAGCTGTTAGGAGACCAACCTCCACTAACACATTACAGGAAATTGTTATTCATattaaccaaaataataattttgtttaaaaatgtttgttttttttaaaaaaggtattaAATCTGGAAAAGGTCCCTGAATGTTACAGCAGATCCAGAAGTCATTAGTTCTTGTATTTCATggcaagctgaaaaaaaaacgggaTGGAGGGAtagggaggaagagagcgagagacagaggtTATTCCACATAATGGAATGCACAGCAGTGCCTGTGCtgcaattcacattttaatcaacAGAGGGCAGAAAAACATCACATTGCTGCCAGCAAACAGAACAGTCAAAAACTGAATGATGAATGACAGATTCAACTACACTGAAAGAACACACATCTTAAATTAATTGAGTAGTGAAAGACCACCAACTAATCTTAAACCATGTTCAAACCATCTGCCATCATCCAGATTACTGTTCACGTTATTATTACTGGATCTTATGGAGATATGTGGAGTTTATTCCTATTGCTTTTAATCATCCTGCCATCGGGTGTGACAAAAGCCgggtcattttacattttaagagGAAGCCTGTGAATTGTGCTATCAGGCTTTACATACTGAACTGAAGCGGAGCTGAAGAAGAAACCAATGTCACAAATGAGCTATCAGTACTATGAGAGAGGAATTCTAGTCTGTAACTCTCCCAGCTCACAGAGAGGAGGTGCTTTGTTGAATTACGTAACCATGGAGGGATGCCAAAGTGTACCAAGAAGCACAGACAAGAACACAACCACACTGGAATCACCATGAAGAGTCACTACGGAACTCAGACATTgagaaaatgtcacaaaatgttTAGAAAGCATATGAACATCtcagagatggacagacaggaCTCTACAGTGCTATTTTATGAGCATTTGCACTCCTGAATGTATTAATGCATGCTAACTGGAAacataatttaggagcacatctgctAATATACATGCAATAAGTGTGCTTCTGAATTTTTCAACTTGGGAGCATGTGCTCCTTGGAAGTAAATGTTAGCATAGAGCCGTGACAGACCTACATATAGACACATATTTCAGGGACAGATGGCACAGAGATTCAGACAAGACGCATGACGACGCGCTAATAGATGTGGGCCCCGCCCGTCCTCTTCCCTCACCTTGTGCGCCGTGTCGGAGAGCTGCTGGGCGCTGTTCATCATCTCCTCGGTCTTCTCCTCCGTCCGCGCGAGGCGGTCCCCGCGCTCGCTCAGCGCCTGTCTGGCCTTCTGCGCCGCGCTGCCCGCGTCGTTCACCGAGGCCTGCGCCGCTCTCGTACCTGCGGCCGACGCGAGGGCGGAGACAAGAGGAGAGGCGGTCAAAATGCCGTAGCAACACAGctcgacatagctcaggaggtaagagcgtttgtctggcagtcgaagggttgccggtttgaaccccgccctgggcgtgtcgaagtgtccttgagcaagacacctagcccctaactgctctggcgaatgagaggcatcaattgtaaagcgctttgggtaaaagcgctatataaatgcagtccatttacacggCAACTACACCACAGCCCAACGCCCTAGACCAGGGGGGggctcaaccctggtcctggttTCCGTTTTCATTCCTGTCCATACATTTCAGCCAGGACAGCAGGGGACCTTGGGGGGTAGGCTGGAAATGAATGTGGAGGACGTCAATGTCTGGCCCTAACCCATTACGTTACAGGCGATTAGCAGACaaccttatccagagcgacttgcactaccttttccatttttacatagtatccattttatagagctggatatatattgaagcaatttgGATTAAGCACCTTGTTCAGTGGCACATCAGcacctacctgggaatcaagtGTCTAACGTTTAGGTTACAACTCCAGTTCCCAAACCATTATACAACATCCCccaataaaatttcatttacacagctgcagtGCTTTTTATGAGGTACCCTATTTTTGCAGTCATACAGCATGGATTCATCTATTTCAATTCCAAACAGCAGGTAGGGCCTTAGGAGTATGATGCTCTAAAACACgtacatcaacacacacacacacgcgcacgcacacacgatATCCCCTATAGACCACGCTTTCACAACCACACCCCAAATCTGGGCAGTTTCCGCCACTCTCCCTCCGCAGCACTCTCGCGACATCACTTTAACACTGACGTATCAGTTAAAGCAGCAACGGGTCGTCCTCGTAAACGTGTGGACCGGTCTCCTCAACCGTGCCCGCCGTCAGCCTGTTGAGACAAGACGTCCGTGACATCAGTGGGCCTGCGCAGCGCCGACATCCTCCTGCGCGCAATTCAGCGGGGCACCACCCcgctgcacacaaacacccttTTGGGCTTTTGAACGCCTCCCATTGTTCCCGCAGCCCACCTACTTTCTGTGGAAACAAAGGGTCTGTTCTGCACCCTGAGAGTTCTGAGGCCTGCATTCTCCACCCGCCCGAATGTTCTCCAAAATCACAATAAACAAACTGAAAGCTGACTGTCCAACACCGCGCCAACCAACAAAGCCTGCTTCTCATAGCCTGCAACAGCATTTGGCTTCCCGAGCCACAGGCCTAAAGGAAATACTAACAGAAGAAAGGAGATAATGACATCTCACAGGAGGTAGTCAGGGCACAACcactaccaccactactaccaccaccactaataataataatgttattattactgCATTAACAGAATAGTGGACAGAATGCAGAGGACAGAGTGGTGGACCTGCAGGGCAGTGAGACAAGGAGAGCCTGCATTACCCCTGAGTCAAACACTGACAGGAAAGGGCCCCAGCGCAAACACTGGGCCCCCAGGATCTTCCAGGGGGCCCCTTGGACCAGTGCATCATATGCCCCCATGCATCCTTCAGTTTCCAACATGAACTTATGACCCAGTGAGACAGTCGTTCTTTTTCACTCAATATTACTGTTGTTCTAATGAGGAAATGCAGTCTGGAAACTCTCAGACCCTGGGGACCTGAGAAAAGCAGACAAAGCTTTCGCTGTTATTAAAAAGGAGACAAGCATAGAAAAACGAGGGGATGAATTCCTTCCTTCAGTGAAAACAGCAGCTGTGGAATAGAAAGCAATTTGAGGGGTGGGGTCTGGTCCTCTACAagagagttttttttatgaatgaaagtCACATCCAtgtcttttcagaaaaaaaaaaaacaactaactTGTTCACTACAATGGCTCAGGAACAAAGATGACAATGTAGCTACTGTCCAAACTGTCAGTGGCAGATTTCCTTAAGTGCTGTTCATCCTGAACATGGCTGGGTTGACTGAAGCACAATTCAGTTCGGATAGAAACCTTTGCATCAATGACATACTTTATATTGTGTCATATTatgctttattttacaaatcaaaataaatgtgacattttaccCCAGTATGAAAGACTCCAAGGCTCAGCCTCCACGGCCAACAGAGGGTTGTTCTATGACACCACATCCCTCAAGACTATGTCCATTTCATTCACATTCAGATAACATGCTGAAAATGACCATCAAAGAGACAATCAAGGTCAAAACAGAAAGAAGCAAGGGAACGGATTAGGggcaagaaagagaaaacatgcAATATGAAGAGAAACATGCAACCCAGTGAATTCTCAATAGTTTGCAACTAGATAAAAACAGGCCAGAAGAAACACTGGAGTtaacaccagcacagacacttACTAACAGCAACCAACCTCCGCTGCAAAATCCAGTATGATCTCCTTAAGAACTTTAAAGAAATTTACAGAACTTCTAATGTTGAGCAGTTCACTTGCCGGTTTGTCTGGAAGGACTACACTTCctccacacacatatgcaaacaaataactgaaattatgtTGCCATCTCAATATGTCAGACCAAGGAGTAGACAAGAGAAATTTTACAAAATTGAGCAAACTTGCAAAACAGAATGTGACTCACCAAATCACACTGTTCTGCTTTGTCTAATGTGATATCCTATCCCATGTAATTCGAGCGCTCAATGCATACATTATATGCAAAATATACTTGTTGGCAGGATGCCTTACATAGACATTTTTACGTgaaatcacacattttttacGTAGTGCTGAGGGTGTGGTTTCTGAGGAACTAAACTGGTCAGAGGGTTCAAGGGTTCGGTTTCCATTTTACAATTAAgatgaaattgtgtttttctcGCTTACCTTTGAAGTGATGGCGACCTTGGTTTGAAACCATCACATTCCTCAATCTGTTCAAAAAGATCTTGCAATGGAAAACGACTGAACAAACTGACTGACCTTCGGcgacaagaaaaacaacaattaaaaaaatatgtgttacAGTTCACACCGGCTCTCTGCTTATGTGGTCTACCACAATAAGAAGGCAGATTCAAAAGATGAACTACAAAgttgaaacacactgaaaacaaagtTCAAGTCTACGGCCTAGTTTGGAATAATAATGTTCATTCAGCTGTCTCTTATAGAAGACATTTTATGATAAAATGGACactttcaggaaaataaataaatattctgaacTTAGTTTCCATTCAGGACTGATTAGGAGAGTTAGTAAGGACATCACTGTGAAGGAGGTGGTGTGCAGTTATTTACAAGTGACAAATTTTACCTCTGTGACACTTCCCATACAGTGTGTACAAAAACACACTCCAACAAAAAGGTATCAAAAACACACCACAGAAACCCAGTGATAACCTGATACCAGTAGCACTTAATCCTCTCCTGAGGTCATTCACATTCAGTGCCCATTTGGACTATGCTCCTGCTGACCTACAGTTTCAGCATGTATCAGAACTTCTCTCCTACTGGTGTTCATATTCAGTATGGATCAGAACCTCTCTCCTACTGGTGTCCGCATTCAGTGTGAGTAAGAACCTCTCTCCTACTGGTGTCCACATTCAGTGTAAATAAAAACCTCTCTCCTACTGGTGTCCACATTCAGTGTAAATAAAAACCTCTGTCCTGGTGTCCACATTCAGTGTAAATAAAAACCTCTTTCCTACTGGTGTTCACATTCAGACAGCATCAGAACACCTCTCCTAATGACATTCACATTTAGTGCAGATCAGAACCTCTCTTCTAATAGTGTCCATATTCAGTGTGATTACGAATACCTCTCCTACTGGGATCCATAATCAGCATGAATCAGAACCATTTTCCTGATGGTGTACACATTCAGTGCAGATCAGAAACTCTCTAATAATTGTATGCACCTTCAGCACAAATCAGAACCTCTTTCATGCTGGTGACAACATTCAGCATGCACAGACCCTCTCTGCTACTGGTGTCCACATTCAGCATGCACAGACCCTCTCTGCTACTGGTGTCCGCATTCAGTACGCACAGACCCTCTCTCCTACTGTGTCCAAATTCAGTGCACATTAGAATCTCTCCCCTACTGTATCCACATTCAGTGGGAATCAGAACCTCTCCTATTGCTGTACACATTCAGAGCGGATCAGAACATCTCTACAACTGGTATCGAAATTTAGCATGAATCAGAACCAGAATCCACATTCTGTGTGCATTTGAAAATCTCATGCTGGACTATGGGAGTTTGATAAATCAACTTATAAGCAGTCAACTGACTGGGCACTCCGCCTAACCCTTTCCATTTCCAAAATGAAACTGGCATAAAAGAGGCTTCCTTTTCACAAAAATTTTAGACACTACAAACTTTTAGGACTCATTTGCACCCTCTCCTGTCCCTGCTGGCATTAACTTGCTGTGGTGCAACACATGCTCAGCAAGTTCTTTCAAACTTTGGCCCATCTCAGGGCAACAGCCCAACAAGTAGCTAATTACACTGGCATATTTCAAATTTCACTTTGACTTATAGGGCACAAAGTCTCTTCTAAGCCAATAAACACAGTGAAACAAGCCATTGATTAAACCCTGACTGGAAGGCAGGCCGGTCCACTCCTAAAAATGTCCTACATAGAATAAGGAATTGAAGACTCAAGAGGGCCCATTTAAAATCCTCATGAACCTAACCTACCCcgcccaaaataaaaacagtattaAATTTGCAACTCAATACACAGGTCCTGCGTGTGGTATTCTGCCAAATTGGGGGACTAGCCATCTACAATGGCACCTTTCCAGAAAGAATAATTTGTGATAAAACTGGAGTTGTAGACTCAAATGAGCCACTTGACTCAGAGTACAACGAAGAAATACTCATCTCTGCCTGTGACATGGAGGCTAATATGAACCAGGAGcaaaaccagaaccagaaccacgCCTGCATTACTGCCCAACCAGAATTCCAAGGACAAGTCTTTGAGCACTCTACCCTCTTCACCAGCAATTATTTAACAACACCTACAGTATTACTGGCTAGAATTTAATGAGTGTtctcatttatatatttctcatttatatCAGTTCTCAATTTCATGCGAGAATACAGCGCAATTCCCTCCTCGTGCAAGTGTTTAAACCAAATCAACATCCTCCCAGAAGGCCAAGTGTGCGCATCAACAGGCAATGTGATGAAGGTTAGTTCTCCAGAGGCCTGGTTTTTCAAATCTCCTGTTTTTAGTCCGCTGTAACCTCACACTTAGGTCACTCTCTTTCCAGGAAGGGGGAAACACATTATGTTGCTTGGCATTCGGCCCATTGTAAAGCAAGACTCACTAAAGCAACTGGTCCCTGACCCTGTGGGAACCGATACAGCCGGTCTCACCCTGGCGGCTACCTTTGGGGAACTGATCCTGGAACAGGTTTAGGGCTGCTTCTCACCTGCAACCTTCATTGCAGAAGAGTGGTGCAACTGACCAGGGCCATTGTCTGAGAGCTCCCTCTATCTTTAGGTGGGAATTAACAGAAATAAGAGTCAGGGATTCCAAACAGTCAatgggaggttttttttttttttgtgtcaaaaaGAGAGGGTAAAACCTTGTAACAGTACAATCACAAAACAGGGCAGGTTCCCAAATGGTTGGGTGAAGAGTTTTCACCAGAGTGATCTCACCCAACGGCTcataaaattatttctgtttataaaaTTAACATCTAGATTAGGAAGAGATTTTCAACCTTCTTAACCTCAGAGCAGATGGACAACAggacattttaaagaaaaaccaGCCTGAGGCTTAGAGGGGGTAAGAAGGGTGAATGGCGGTTGGGAAGATGGAGAGGGCGGTGCAAGCTGGGGCCGGGGGTTGCCCGGGACGCAGGGACCACTGCATGGCCTGccgcaggagggggaggggaaaggggggaaggcTCTGGTCCTGCCTGCTCACCTCCCACCAGTCTAGACGGGCAGTTGATGAAGTCGGGCTTGCGGACGGTGCAGTATCTCTGACAGTAGTGATGGAGGATCTGGATGAACATGCTCTTCTCTGTCGAAGAAGACGCCTGCCACTGGTCCGAGCCGCCGTCAAACACCAGGTCAAACTCCGGACAGTCCTGAGGGAGCAGGGGGAgcgagagggtggggggagattTTTCTAAAATGATGAAACTGTCTTCATGCACAACCTGTGCATCAGAAAGCTCAATGCCATATTCTCTGTGTTCCCTGGAGGTCAACATAATCAGAGAGATACAGTAAACACAGCTTTAACTCACTGGGTTTTGTAACTCCCCATTTATTGCAATAAAAAACCAGGAGATGGTAAGATCAGCTTGCACTAGGATATGGCTCCATACTTACAGGTCGTGACCTGTAATTACTTAGTGAAATGTAAACACATAGAACACAGAGAATTACTTGACGAGGCTAGAATTGGGCTTAAATTATGCGGCACAAGGTTGAACGAGCAGACAGTCTCAGCCAGAACAGATCACAGATTTAACACAGTCTTCACAAACTCCAACCCCCAACACACAACCTGACAAACATTCCATGTGACCACCctagccccacccccacgcctCCCAAACCACAGACCGCATGGACAGAGACTGTGTCCCAAAATGCATACTTGCACTTTATGTACAATGTGCAGAAGCATTGTGGTAAATGTATCACATGAGGACACACTCATTTGTagtatgcatttatgtgtacTTCACACATACTTGTAACCATGTGACACTAGTCCTTGATAAGTGGCACTACTTACAAATTCCAAAGGAAAAGACAGCAGTGAGcacagtatttttatacaaatGTTATCAGTCAACAAATGCGTTCGGTCCACTTATGTGGCAAGAAATGTTACTCAAGATATTTCCAAAATATCAAGCCAGTCTTGATGGGAAATTGTATTCCAgatgcacatacatttttctgtACCTATTTGCATATTTGGCAACGTGCATTCATGGCAGGTACACAAAAACAAGTGCATGAGGTGTGGTCAATTCTATTTATGGTCAGTCAATTTAGggcattgcaaaaaaaagattctCATAGAAAACGATGGCAGTTTTTAATAGAATTTCAATTGATTTCCTAAACTGAAGTGGAACAGACCCTATCCCTCAGAGTATTTAAAGTATACAGGAGTTGCATTATGGGACACAGAGGGACTCACTTGCTTAGGGTCAATGCCGTTGACCTGACGTAGCTGTTCCACTGTCCATTGAGACCTCTTTTCAAAGGAGGAGGAGCCTTCAAATTGTTTTACCTTGGTAAGGTAGAGTTGCTGGGGCTTCTTATTGGTCACTGCAGGAAGAGGGAacagaaaatgggggggggggggggggttttacaTAATTTCTGCACAACTGAGAAGATACATGCACATGAGGGGAA harbors:
- the LOC135256992 gene encoding syntaxin-binding protein 6-like isoform X2, producing MSAKSAISKEIFAPRDEKMLSAAQVKRRTKKKIPFLATGGVGAYSTFICLSVTNKKPQQLYLTKVKQFEGSSSFEKRSQWTVEQLRQVNGIDPKQDCPEFDLVFDGGSDQWQASSSTEKSMFIQILHHYCQRYCTVRKPDFINCPSRLVGGTRAAQASVNDAGSAAQKARQALSERGDRLARTEEKTEEMMNSAQQLSDTAHKLAMKYKN
- the LOC135256992 gene encoding syntaxin-binding protein 6-like isoform X1; the encoded protein is MSAKSAISKEIFAPRDEKMLSAAQVKRRTKKKIPFLATGGVGAYSTFICLSVTNKKPQQLYLTKVKQFEGSSSFEKRSQWTVEQLRQVNGIDPKQDCPEFDLVFDGGSDQWQASSSTEKSMFIQILHHYCQRYCTVRKPDFINCPSRLVGGQSVCSVVFHCKIFLNRLRNVMVSNQGRHHFKGTRAAQASVNDAGSAAQKARQALSERGDRLARTEEKTEEMMNSAQQLSDTAHKLAMKYKN